The Nostoc sp. 'Lobaria pulmonaria (5183) cyanobiont' genome window below encodes:
- a CDS encoding DUF3593 domain-containing protein, producing the protein MISKETLFALSLFPYLGFLWFISRSPQMPRLALYGFYGTLVFVAITIPAGIYAVLHYGKSLANVDWVHGGAELFLTLSNILLVLGFGQAVRELKMKNSKLSDK; encoded by the coding sequence ATGATTTCTAAAGAAACCCTGTTTGCACTTTCACTGTTTCCCTATTTGGGTTTCTTGTGGTTTATCAGCCGCAGTCCGCAAATGCCGCGTTTGGCGCTGTATGGATTTTACGGCACTCTCGTTTTTGTTGCCATTACCATCCCGGCGGGGATTTATGCTGTATTGCATTATGGTAAGTCTTTAGCCAATGTGGATTGGGTGCACGGTGGCGCAGAACTATTTTTGACGCTTTCTAACATCTTACTTGTGCTGGGTTTTGGGCAAGCTGTAAGGGAATTAAAAATGAAAAATAGTAAATTAAGCGATAAATAG
- the hisA gene encoding 1-(5-phosphoribosyl)-5-[(5-phosphoribosylamino)methylideneamino]imidazole-4-carboxamide isomerase, producing the protein MDVIPAIDLLEGHCVRLYQGDYDRSQVFSENPADVAKQWVDQGATRLHIVDLDGAKAGKVVNLGAIEAIAHAVSVPIEIGGGLRDRTSVQQVFNLGIEWAILGTIAVEQPQLVQELCEEFPEQIIIGIDARNGKVATRGWLETSEVLATQLAVQMQELGAAAIIYTDIHRDGTLTGPNLEALRELAAAISIPIIASGGVSSVSDLLSLLALEPQGVTGVIVGRALYTGDILLKEALRAIGPGRIQDIPPNLGFSSFA; encoded by the coding sequence ATGGACGTAATTCCAGCGATTGATTTACTAGAAGGTCACTGTGTGCGACTGTATCAGGGAGACTACGATCGCTCGCAAGTTTTTAGCGAAAATCCCGCTGATGTTGCCAAACAGTGGGTAGATCAAGGTGCTACTAGATTGCATATAGTTGATTTAGACGGTGCTAAAGCAGGTAAAGTAGTAAACCTGGGGGCAATTGAAGCGATCGCTCATGCGGTGTCAGTACCCATTGAAATTGGTGGAGGATTGCGCGATCGCACCAGCGTGCAACAGGTATTCAATCTAGGCATAGAGTGGGCGATTCTCGGCACTATCGCCGTAGAACAACCCCAGTTAGTCCAAGAACTGTGTGAAGAATTTCCCGAACAGATTATTATCGGTATTGATGCCCGTAACGGCAAAGTAGCAACTCGCGGCTGGTTAGAAACCTCGGAAGTTTTAGCAACTCAATTGGCTGTACAAATGCAAGAATTGGGCGCAGCAGCCATAATTTACACAGATATCCACCGGGATGGTACACTTACAGGCCCAAATTTAGAAGCTTTGCGAGAACTTGCAGCAGCAATTTCCATCCCGATAATTGCTTCTGGTGGGGTAAGTTCTGTCAGCGACTTGTTAAGTTTGTTGGCGTTAGAACCTCAAGGCGTGACTGGCGTAATTGTCGGACGTGCCTTGTATACTGGGGATATTTTACTCAAAGAAGCATTACGAGCGATAGGACCTGGGCGGATTCAAGATATTCCACCGAATCTCGGTTTTTCTAGCTTTGCTTGA
- a CDS encoding DUF3318 domain-containing protein: MEPNVEIRRLLDVMPASGRMTTKIVSKPEQAKVIDASFPQPWNQARPIYINFDLWRRLPKPQRDLLLLQMVSWLTGVKWFKPDIYQGVVLAGLLGGFLEAAQSDVVGVAVAGGLSAIAAWRIWRTNKSQESELNADAAAIKIAQRRGYSEAEAAQHLLSVIEAVAKIEGRSSFNFTELIRCQNLRAIAGLSPVGVPESYDK, encoded by the coding sequence ATGGAGCCAAATGTTGAAATTCGCCGTTTGTTAGATGTGATGCCTGCTTCGGGTCGGATGACGACAAAAATCGTTAGTAAGCCAGAGCAAGCAAAAGTGATTGATGCTTCCTTTCCCCAACCCTGGAATCAGGCGCGACCGATATATATTAATTTTGATTTGTGGCGTCGCTTGCCAAAGCCGCAACGAGACTTGCTGCTGTTGCAGATGGTTAGCTGGTTGACGGGGGTGAAGTGGTTTAAACCCGACATTTATCAAGGTGTGGTGTTAGCTGGGCTGTTAGGCGGATTCTTGGAAGCAGCACAATCAGATGTGGTGGGTGTAGCCGTAGCTGGGGGATTAAGTGCGATCGCTGCTTGGAGGATCTGGCGTACTAATAAATCTCAAGAGTCAGAGTTAAATGCCGATGCCGCCGCAATTAAGATCGCACAACGGCGCGGTTATTCAGAAGCTGAAGCAGCACAGCATCTGTTATCTGTAATTGAAGCGGTAGCCAAAATTGAAGGGCGTTCCAGTTTCAATTTTACTGAGTTGATTCGTTGCCAAAACTTACGAGCGATCGCAGGTTTATCACCAGTAGGTGTACCAGAAAGTTATGATAAGTAG
- a CDS encoding iron uptake porin — MTKRFWNLFKVSPIVLAATFFVANSALAAEVNEQVTNVGQLSETQESNDMSQVTSVSQFSDVQPTDWAFQALQSLVERYGCIAGYPNSTYRGNRALTRYEFAAGLNACLDRVNELIATATADLVSKQDLATLQRLQEEYSAELATLRGRVDGLEARTSELEANQFSTTTKLVGEAIFAVSDVFGDTRAVPGGAPTQDLNSNTTFSDRVRLNLLSNFTGTDQLQIRLTANNTISNVGSAATATGTGTNMSRLSFDGDNGNSVAIDKINYAFNFSDAVRVKVDAAGGELWENVNPFNPDFASSARGALSRYGRFSPIYRQGQNSAALTVTLNPNKAISLTGAYLAPSSGAGNIFGANNPGLNNGLFDGDNTIFGQLTFKPSKAFNIGLTYARSYFAGNAANTLFQGTGSAFANNPFGAGARTESNNYGIEATFQLGSTLAISGWGGYTTADALTGANAGTDADVWYWAGSLALKDFGGEGNVLGVIFGQPPRVTGGSIKNVAGNTTFDDSTSYHLEGLYKYKVSDNIQVTPGLLVIFNPEHNDANNTEYVGTLRTTFTF, encoded by the coding sequence ATGACAAAACGATTCTGGAATCTTTTTAAGGTTAGTCCGATTGTATTAGCTGCTACATTTTTCGTTGCTAATAGTGCCTTAGCTGCTGAAGTCAACGAACAGGTAACAAATGTTGGCCAGTTATCTGAAACTCAAGAGTCTAACGACATGAGTCAGGTAACATCAGTTTCTCAGTTTTCGGATGTGCAGCCTACAGATTGGGCGTTCCAAGCTTTACAATCTCTAGTTGAGCGCTACGGCTGTATTGCAGGTTATCCTAACAGTACCTATCGTGGGAACCGTGCTTTAACCCGTTATGAATTTGCCGCAGGTTTGAATGCCTGTTTAGATCGGGTTAACGAACTGATTGCTACAGCTACTGCCGATTTGGTCAGCAAACAAGATTTAGCTACTTTACAACGCTTACAAGAAGAATATTCTGCTGAACTAGCAACTCTGCGTGGTCGTGTTGATGGACTGGAAGCCCGCACTTCTGAGTTGGAAGCTAATCAGTTTTCCACTACCACCAAGTTGGTTGGAGAAGCAATTTTCGCCGTGTCTGATGTTTTTGGTGACACTAGAGCAGTTCCTGGTGGTGCTCCTACTCAAGACTTGAATTCTAATACCACTTTTAGCGATCGCGTTCGTTTGAACTTGTTGAGCAATTTCACTGGTACAGACCAGTTGCAAATCCGCTTGACTGCTAACAATACCATTTCTAATGTTGGTAGTGCTGCAACCGCTACTGGTACTGGTACTAACATGAGCCGCTTGTCTTTTGATGGAGATAACGGCAACTCGGTTGCAATTGATAAAATCAACTACGCTTTCAACTTTTCTGACGCGGTGCGTGTCAAAGTTGACGCTGCTGGTGGTGAATTATGGGAAAACGTAAACCCCTTTAACCCTGATTTTGCAAGCTCTGCTAGAGGTGCGCTCTCTCGCTATGGACGTTTTAGCCCCATTTACCGTCAAGGTCAAAATTCTGCTGCTTTGACTGTTACTTTAAATCCTAACAAAGCTATCAGTTTGACTGGTGCTTATTTAGCACCTTCAAGTGGTGCTGGTAATATCTTTGGTGCTAATAATCCCGGTCTTAATAATGGGCTGTTCGATGGTGATAACACCATCTTCGGTCAATTAACTTTCAAACCCAGCAAAGCCTTCAATATTGGTCTCACCTACGCCCGTAGTTACTTCGCTGGTAATGCAGCTAACACTCTCTTCCAAGGAACAGGTAGCGCTTTTGCCAATAATCCCTTTGGGGCTGGTGCTCGCACTGAATCCAATAACTACGGTATAGAAGCTACCTTCCAACTAGGCTCTACCTTGGCTATTAGTGGTTGGGGGGGTTATACAACTGCTGATGCTCTTACTGGTGCTAATGCGGGTACAGACGCAGATGTTTGGTACTGGGCTGGATCGCTTGCTTTGAAAGACTTTGGTGGAGAAGGCAACGTCTTAGGTGTGATCTTTGGTCAACCACCCAGAGTCACTGGTGGTAGCATCAAAAATGTCGCCGGCAATACTACCTTCGACGACAGTACTTCTTATCACTTAGAGGGTCTTTACAAGTACAAGGTTTCCGATAATATTCAGGTAACACCTGGCTTGTTGGTAATTTTCAATCCAGAGCACAACGACGCTAACAACACTGAATACGTAGGTACTCTACGTACTACCTTCACCTTCTAA